Within Epilithonimonas zeae, the genomic segment ACATATTTTTGAGCAAATCATCTATGTTCAACTGATATATCTCAGTAAATTGCTGATGCAAATCGGGCGGTAATTTCTTCATAAAATAATGACGCACCAATTGCTTACCCAATGCACTTCCACTACCTTCGTCACCAATAAGAAATCCTAAAGAAGGTAATTCTGTTTTGATATTTTCGCCATCGAAATAGCATGCATTGGAACCTGTTCCGAGAATGCAGACAATTGCCGGAACACCTCTGTATGCTGCATAAGCCGCCGCCAAAAGGTCTTCTTTTACCCGAATCTGTGCGTTGTTGAAAACCTTCTGGATTTCTCTTTCTACAATAAGTTTGTTTTCGGGAGTGCCACAACCGGAGCCGTAGAAAAAGATGTTTTCCAGATAGTCTTTGAATTTGGTAAGTGCCTGATTTTTTTCTATTTCAATTGTAATCAGTTCTGGTTTTATGATATTCGGATTGAATCCAACAGTTTCCGTCTTCAGAACCTCTGTACCGTCGTTTTCCAGAATAACCCAATCGCATTTGGTAGAACCGCCGTCAACAATGGCAATCATATAATATATTATTTAGAATGCTAAAATAATATTTTTTCGGGAAGGTTTGGAGATTTACTTTTTTTCAGCGTTGTCTTGTATGAGCCAATCTTCGATTTCGTCCTCCAGATAATTTGTCTGTAATTTGATAGCATTGATGAAATCGTCGGGAATACTTTCTGTAGAATCGCTGCTTTCGAGATTCCAAAGTTCATCGGACATCAATTCATATTCTGAATAGATTCTTTTGAAACGTGAGCTCGTTTTCTCCAACTCCTCAATCTTTTTTTGCTGAGGCAGAAATTTTCTGTAAGGTCTGCTAGAATTTTTCATTTTTCATTAATTATTTTGTAATTGTGGTGACTTAACAAGAGATGAAAAAATTTCCCGACCAAAACATAGTCAGGATTTGATTACATCATCGATTAATATTAACATTTTCACAATTTATTAACTATTTCATAATTAATCTTTCAGACAAATCGCAAAAACTATTAATACTTAATAAAAGTAAAAATATTTTTGAGACTAAAAAATTATTTAACTATTATTTTAAAACATTTAACAATTCGTATAAATTTGCAATTGAAATGAAACAATTAATTCTCCGTCATAAACAAGTTCTACTCTTCATCATCGCTGGTGGGCTAAGCGCGGTTGTAGAAATCGGCAGCTTCAAAATGCTAAGTGTTTACCTTCCAAAAGTCTTCAATTGGGAATATAATCTGTCCGGAATTAAATATCCGTTTAGTAATATCCTGTCCACAAGTTGCGGAATTATCACCAATTATTTTCTGAGCATTTGGTTTGTGTTTGAAAGAGGAAAACATTCTAAAAGGAAAGAGTTCGCTTATTTCATTTCCGTGTCAGTTGTTTCTACATTCATCAGTTTGTTTCTGTTCCAGATTTTATATCATTTTGTTTTCAAAGACGCTATAGATTTGGGAATCTACGTGCTTTCTCAAGAGATGATGAGTAAGATAACTTCTATCGTCATTGTATCTCTTCTTAATTATTCTGTAAAGAAAAAAGTAATTTTTAACGGATAAAAAAGCTATTTTTGATTTGAGTTAAATTTTAAGTAAGATTAATGAGAACAATTCTGGTCTATGCGTGGCGATTTTGGATGGTAATTTTGGGAACCGTTCTTACCTTAATCTTTTTTCTTCCTGTTTATATTTTATCTTTCCGAAAAGAACATTATAAATATTGTTACTTCTTTATCCGTCTTTGGGCGATTGGCATGTTTTATGGGATGGGTTTCCGTTATAAAAAAATTCTCAAGACCAAGAAAAAAATCGATAAAGATCAACCTTATGTTATCATCTCAAACCACACATCTATTATGGATGTGATGTTACCGTGCATTCTTTTCCCCAATCATCCGCTTTGTTATGTCGGAAAAAAGGAAATCGAGAAAATCCCGATTTTCGGAACGGTATACAAAAGAGTTTGTGTAATGGTGGATAGAAAAAGTGCCAGAAGTCGCGCCGATGTTTATCGAAGATGCGCCGAAAGAATGCAGGACGGACAAAGTGTTGTGATTTTTCCGGAAGGCGGTGTTCCAGATGATACAAGTGTAATTCTTGACCAGTTCAAAGATGGTGCTTTTATTTTGGCGACTAAACATCAATTCCCGATTGCGGTTTTCACTTTCCGAGGTTTGAAGGAAATGTTTCCTTTTGATAACAAAAAAGGTTATCCCGGAGTTGTGAAAGTTTTCTTCAATGACATCCTAACACCAGATGCTACACAAAAAGAATTAAAAGAAAAAGCATTTGAAGAAATCCGATTGTCTCTAATTGAGTAATTAAAATAATTATTCTACAAATAAGACTTTTTACTTACATTTGTTTTTAAATATTAACCTAACATTAACAATAAAATTAAATAATGGAAACACAAAAAACCAACTGGGCACAGTTTATCCCGCTTGTTACCGTTTTCTTTTTCTGGGGATTTGTTGCTGCCAGTAACGACATCCTTATTCCAGTTTTCAAAAAAGCATTCGATTTGACCCAAGGTCAAAGTCAGCTTGTATCTGTCGCTTTTTATATCGCTTATACAGTTGGTTCCATCATTTATATGCTGATTTCATTAGCCATTCGTAAAGATTTGGTCAACAAAATTGGATATAAAAACGGTTTAGCTTTAGGTCTTGCAATTTCTGCCTTAGGAACATTACTGTTTTATCCGGCTGCCAATCTGCATTCGTTTCCATTGATGCTTTCCGGATTGTTTATTGTGGCCTTAGGATTTTCTTTACAGCAAACTGTTGCCAATCCATTAGCGATTGCGCTAGGTCCTGTAAAAACAGGTTCTCAAAGATTGACATTAGCAGGAGGAATCAACAATCTTGGGACGACAATTGGTCCATTGATTGTGAGTTTCGCTATTTTTGGTTCAGCCGCTTCTGAGAATACAGAAATGAGCATCGAAAGTGTAAAAATTCCTTATTTGGTTTTAGGTGTGGCATTCTTAGCCGTTGCAATTTTACTTAAATTATCATCTTTACCAGAACATCCAGACACTATCGAAGAATCTGTAAAAGATGAAGGAACTGTAAGAAGTTCTGCTTTGAAATATCCTCAGTTATTATTGGGAATGTTAGCGATTTTCATCTACGTTGGTGTAGAGGTTTCTACAGCAAGTAACCTACCTGCTTATATGGAATCTATTGTGAATTCTGAAACTGGCGTTCTTTATACTTTACAAGAAATCTCTCCTTACATTTCTCTTTATTGGGCAAGTTTGATGATTGGTCGTTGGACAGGAGCTGTTGAAGCTTTCACAGACAATATGAGTTTGCAAAAAGTATTAAGATTCTTAGCACCTTATTTAGCGTTCGGCGTTTTCCTTTTGGTTAACGCTATTGCAAAACACGATTTGACACCTTTCTATGTTTACGGATTAATTATCCTAGTATTGATTGCCGCAGATATGGCGAGTAAAGGAAATCCTGCAAGAATGCTTTTGATATTCTCAGCTTTAGGAATTGTAGCTACTGGAATTGGTATGTTTACAGATGGAATTATCAGTATTTATGCTTTTACAAGTGTTGGATTGTTCTGTAGTACGCTTTGGCCTTGTATCTTTACACTAGCAGTAAGCGGTTTAGGAAGACACACCAGCCAAGGAAGCAGCTTCCTGATTATGATGATTATGGGAGGAGGAATTGTAAGCTGGTTGCAAGGATTCGTTTCCGAAAGTATTGGTATCCAAAACAGTTATATTGTTGGAGTCTTATGTTTTGCTTATCTTGCATTCTATGCTTGGAGAGTCAGCGGAATTCTGAAAAGCCAAGGTATTAGTTTTGATAAAAAAATATCCGGTGGACACTAAAAAAAATATCTTTATTAAAAATAAACTTTGGGCAATCATTTTGGTTGCCCAATTTTCGTTATTCTATATCCTATCGAAGTTTGAATTTGCTACAACATTTTTTTCGAATCTATATGAATGGAAAAAGGATTTTCACGTCCAATTATTTTCCGGATTCGGATTTTCTGTTGGCGATGTTATTTATACGATTATTTCGCTTGCCCTAGTTTATTCAATCATCAAATTAGTAAGAAAGAAAAAGAGTTTGATTTTAAAGAGAATATTGATTTTCGTAAATGTCTTTTATTTTTTATATCAATGTTTTTGGGGAATGCTATATTTCCAGCCTTTAGTTATAAAAAAACTTTCGAATAAAGAAGTGAAGATTAATGATTCTGATTTAAAAACTTTGAGTCTAAAATATCTTGAACTTTGCAAACAAACGAGAGAAAAAGTTTCCGAAGACAAAAACGGGGTTTTCACAATTAATAATTTTGATAAAATTAAATATGAAATTCTTGAGCAACAAAAGAGTTTACCAAATTTCATCAACACAAAAGAAACCGTTAAGATTCTATCTGTAAAATCAAGTCTTTACAATAGCTTTATGAATTACACTGGAATATTAGGCTATTACAATCCATTCACGGCAGAATCACAATTCAATCCCAATCTTCCTAAGACAAATATTCCTTTTACATTGGCGCACGAGATGTCTCATCAACTTGGTTATGCAAGAGAACAGGAAGCTAGTTTTATCGCTTATTTATGCGCAAAAAACACCAAAAATGCAGATTTACAATATAGCACCCAACTTTATGTTTTAAAAAGCTTACTACGAGCTTTGTCAAGGAATTTGGACAATAAAGATTTTGTTTTAAAAATGATTTCTCAGTATTCTGAAAAAATGCTCAGAGACAGAAAAAACGAATTAGAATTCTACGAAAGGAATGAAGGAATTATAAGTGACTTTTTTGGTGTAACCAATGATTTATTTTTGAAGTCGAATCAACAAGATGGAAGGGTGACTTATTCCTATTTTATCAATCTTTTGGTGATGTATGAAACAAAAAAAGAATCGTACTAGGTACGATTCTAAAAACACAAATGATGAAAAAAAATTTATTGCTCCTGAGTGATTGTCTCAAAAGCCCCGTAAAAGTACAACATATAAATGTAACCTCCAAATATATATTTAAAAATATTTATTAAATATTAAAAACAAACTATCAATCAATAATTTAAGATTT encodes:
- a CDS encoding DUF3810 domain-containing protein — encoded protein: MDTKKNIFIKNKLWAIILVAQFSLFYILSKFEFATTFFSNLYEWKKDFHVQLFSGFGFSVGDVIYTIISLALVYSIIKLVRKKKSLILKRILIFVNVFYFLYQCFWGMLYFQPLVIKKLSNKEVKINDSDLKTLSLKYLELCKQTREKVSEDKNGVFTINNFDKIKYEILEQQKSLPNFINTKETVKILSVKSSLYNSFMNYTGILGYYNPFTAESQFNPNLPKTNIPFTLAHEMSHQLGYAREQEASFIAYLCAKNTKNADLQYSTQLYVLKSLLRALSRNLDNKDFVLKMISQYSEKMLRDRKNELEFYERNEGIISDFFGVTNDLFLKSNQQDGRVTYSYFINLLVMYETKKESY
- a CDS encoding BadF/BadG/BcrA/BcrD ATPase family protein; translated protein: MIAIVDGGSTKCDWVILENDGTEVLKTETVGFNPNIIKPELITIEIEKNQALTKFKDYLENIFFYGSGCGTPENKLIVEREIQKVFNNAQIRVKEDLLAAAYAAYRGVPAIVCILGTGSNACYFDGENIKTELPSLGFLIGDEGSGSALGKQLVRHYFMKKLPPDLHQQFTEIYQLNIDDLLKNMYHNPRANAYMADFTRFIVDRKTHPYFQNFIYKELKNFLEFQVMPYEECRESEINFIGSIAYFFEDSLRAAASDFHFKIGTVVQRPIESLVNYHRDYIIPKL
- a CDS encoding MFS transporter; this translates as METQKTNWAQFIPLVTVFFFWGFVAASNDILIPVFKKAFDLTQGQSQLVSVAFYIAYTVGSIIYMLISLAIRKDLVNKIGYKNGLALGLAISALGTLLFYPAANLHSFPLMLSGLFIVALGFSLQQTVANPLAIALGPVKTGSQRLTLAGGINNLGTTIGPLIVSFAIFGSAASENTEMSIESVKIPYLVLGVAFLAVAILLKLSSLPEHPDTIEESVKDEGTVRSSALKYPQLLLGMLAIFIYVGVEVSTASNLPAYMESIVNSETGVLYTLQEISPYISLYWASLMIGRWTGAVEAFTDNMSLQKVLRFLAPYLAFGVFLLVNAIAKHDLTPFYVYGLIILVLIAADMASKGNPARMLLIFSALGIVATGIGMFTDGIISIYAFTSVGLFCSTLWPCIFTLAVSGLGRHTSQGSSFLIMMIMGGGIVSWLQGFVSESIGIQNSYIVGVLCFAYLAFYAWRVSGILKSQGISFDKKISGGH
- a CDS encoding lysophospholipid acyltransferase family protein: MRTILVYAWRFWMVILGTVLTLIFFLPVYILSFRKEHYKYCYFFIRLWAIGMFYGMGFRYKKILKTKKKIDKDQPYVIISNHTSIMDVMLPCILFPNHPLCYVGKKEIEKIPIFGTVYKRVCVMVDRKSARSRADVYRRCAERMQDGQSVVIFPEGGVPDDTSVILDQFKDGAFILATKHQFPIAVFTFRGLKEMFPFDNKKGYPGVVKVFFNDILTPDATQKELKEKAFEEIRLSLIE
- a CDS encoding GtrA family protein, coding for MKQLILRHKQVLLFIIAGGLSAVVEIGSFKMLSVYLPKVFNWEYNLSGIKYPFSNILSTSCGIITNYFLSIWFVFERGKHSKRKEFAYFISVSVVSTFISLFLFQILYHFVFKDAIDLGIYVLSQEMMSKITSIVIVSLLNYSVKKKVIFNG